A stretch of the Streptomyces ortus genome encodes the following:
- a CDS encoding SIS domain-containing protein, with product MGDSKLAGQFFDAAIGLLQRVRDEEAASIEAAGTLIADTVADGGRLFAFGAGHSSLAAQDLVYRAGSLALMNLLAVPGAVGVDVMPATLGSALERVDGLASAVLDSSPARSGDLLVVISLSGRNALPVEMAMSARALGLRVIGVTSVVYASETASRHSSGTYLKDHCDVVLDSKIAIGDAELSLDAIPAPFASASTVVTSALLQSVMATAAGVLADRGVEPPLLRSGNVDGGLEWNDRVFKEYGDRIFYWQG from the coding sequence ATGGGCGACAGCAAGCTGGCCGGGCAGTTCTTCGACGCCGCGATCGGCCTGCTGCAGCGGGTGCGGGACGAGGAGGCGGCGTCGATCGAGGCCGCCGGGACGCTGATCGCCGACACGGTCGCCGACGGCGGGCGGCTCTTCGCCTTCGGCGCCGGGCACTCGTCGCTGGCCGCGCAGGACCTCGTCTACCGCGCGGGCAGCCTCGCGCTGATGAACCTGCTCGCCGTGCCGGGCGCGGTCGGTGTCGACGTGATGCCCGCGACGCTGGGCTCCGCGCTGGAGCGGGTCGACGGCCTCGCGAGCGCGGTCCTCGACTCCAGTCCGGCCCGCTCCGGCGACCTCCTGGTGGTCATCTCCCTCTCCGGGCGCAACGCGCTCCCCGTCGAGATGGCGATGAGCGCCCGCGCGCTCGGGCTCAGGGTCATCGGGGTCACATCGGTCGTGTACGCCTCCGAGACGGCGTCCCGGCACTCCTCGGGGACGTATCTGAAGGACCACTGCGACGTCGTCCTCGACTCGAAGATCGCGATCGGTGACGCGGAGCTCAGCCTCGACGCCATTCCCGCGCCCTTCGCTTCCGCGTCCACGGTCGTGACCTCGGCACTCCTCCAGTCGGTCATGGCGACGGCGGCGGGCGTCCTCGCGGACCGCGGGGTCGAACCCCCACTGCTGCGGTCGGGCAACGTGGACGGCGGCCTCGAATGGAACGACCGCGTCTTCAAGGAGTACGGGGACCGGATCTTCTACTGGCAGGGCTGA
- a CDS encoding metal-dependent transcriptional regulator → MSGLIDTTEMYLRTILELEEEGVVPMRARIAERLDQSGPTVSQTVARMERDGLVAVASDRHLELTEEGRRLATRVMRKHRLAECLLVDVIGLEWEQVHAEACRWEHVMSEAVERRVLELLRHPTESPYGNPIPGLEELGEKDGADPFLDAGMVSLADLDPGLDGKTVVVRRIGEPIQTDAQLMYTLRRAGVQPGSVVSVTESAGGVLVGSGGEAAELESDVASHVFVAKK, encoded by the coding sequence ATGTCCGGACTGATCGACACCACGGAGATGTATCTCCGCACCATCCTTGAGCTGGAGGAGGAAGGTGTGGTCCCCATGCGCGCCCGGATCGCCGAGCGGCTCGACCAGAGCGGGCCGACCGTCAGCCAGACCGTGGCGCGCATGGAGCGCGACGGTCTCGTGGCTGTCGCGAGCGACCGCCACCTGGAGCTCACGGAGGAGGGCCGCCGGCTGGCCACGCGCGTGATGCGCAAGCACCGCCTCGCCGAATGCCTGCTCGTCGACGTGATCGGTCTGGAGTGGGAGCAGGTGCACGCGGAGGCGTGCCGCTGGGAGCACGTGATGAGCGAGGCGGTCGAGCGCCGCGTGCTCGAACTGCTCCGCCACCCGACCGAGTCGCCGTACGGGAACCCGATCCCGGGCCTGGAGGAGCTGGGCGAGAAGGACGGGGCGGACCCGTTCCTGGACGCGGGCATGGTCTCGCTGGCCGACCTCGACCCCGGCCTCGACGGCAAGACGGTCGTCGTCCGCCGCATCGGTGAGCCGATCCAGACGGACGCGCAGTTGATGTACACGCTGCGCCGGGCGGGCGTACAGCCCGGTTCGGTCGTCAGCGTGACGGAGTCCGCGGGCGGGGTGCTCGTGGGCAGTGGCGGGGAAGCCGCGGAGCTGGAGTCGGACGTGGCGTCCCACGTGTTCGTGGCGAAGAAGTAG
- the iscB gene encoding RNA-guided endonuclease IscB, with translation MTTFSAGEQTHQAVLPQQPALESVGADTPGSRDETAHGHPTTARGTGRKHGRGETDGRGTGPRRRHAEASAPAPTTAENGNGDVPPHDRAYSGGTGAQRVFVLAKDGRPLMPCHPARARELLGKGRAVVARQVPFTIRLKDRTFAASEVDGVQVRIDPGSKGTGLILTDEKKESDEQGATVTVRRGLIAVELRHRGDHIRMTMRQRAGYRHRRRSANCRYRAPRSDHRTRPEGWLPPSLRHHVDTTLSLVVRMCRYAPVTEIHLEHVAFDTHSMSAGRPLTEAEHRQGTLVGTDARAYLHTRWNRACAYCDASGVPLNIEHLRPRSRGGSDRVSNLVLACVPCNRAKGSTPVDVFLAHRPDRLAKILRQVRTPLHDAAAMNATRQRLTEVLERLGRPVHTWSGGRTKWNRTAMGLGKTHTLDALSVGRLDHESGDRIVRFPAQVLLVKATGRGSYARTTPDRFGFPRLRRSRVKQHFGYITGDLVRATVPSGKWAGNWTGHVSVRSMGQHSLMTSVGRFNVRHKNLRLVQRGDGYGYAVRAELGAPPLQKPVEAR, from the coding sequence ATGACTACGTTTTCTGCGGGCGAGCAGACCCACCAGGCTGTGCTTCCTCAGCAGCCTGCTCTGGAATCCGTGGGAGCAGACACCCCTGGGAGCAGGGACGAAACGGCTCACGGACACCCCACCACCGCGCGGGGCACCGGCAGGAAACATGGGCGAGGGGAGACCGACGGGCGCGGCACCGGGCCCCGTCGGCGTCACGCCGAAGCCAGCGCTCCGGCGCCGACGACGGCAGAGAACGGGAACGGTGACGTTCCCCCGCACGACCGCGCGTACTCCGGTGGCACCGGGGCGCAGCGGGTCTTCGTCCTCGCCAAGGACGGCCGCCCGCTCATGCCCTGCCATCCGGCCCGCGCACGAGAGCTCCTCGGCAAAGGACGCGCTGTGGTCGCACGGCAAGTCCCTTTCACCATCCGGCTGAAGGACCGCACCTTCGCCGCATCCGAGGTCGACGGTGTGCAGGTGCGCATCGACCCAGGCTCGAAGGGCACGGGGCTCATCCTCACCGACGAAAAGAAAGAATCCGACGAGCAGGGCGCCACCGTCACCGTCCGGCGCGGGCTGATCGCGGTCGAACTCCGGCACAGGGGCGACCACATCCGCATGACCATGCGACAGCGTGCTGGATACCGGCACCGGCGACGATCCGCCAACTGCCGCTACCGAGCGCCCCGCTCCGACCATCGCACCCGCCCCGAAGGCTGGCTCCCTCCCTCACTGCGCCATCACGTCGACACCACCCTGTCCCTGGTCGTACGCATGTGCCGATACGCACCCGTCACCGAGATCCACCTGGAACACGTCGCCTTCGACACGCACTCCATGAGCGCGGGCAGACCCCTCACCGAAGCCGAACACCGGCAGGGCACCCTCGTCGGAACCGATGCCCGCGCCTACCTCCACACGAGATGGAACCGCGCCTGCGCCTACTGCGACGCCTCCGGCGTACCTCTGAACATCGAGCATCTCCGGCCCCGGAGCCGCGGGGGTTCCGACCGCGTCTCGAACCTCGTCCTCGCCTGTGTTCCCTGCAACCGGGCCAAAGGCAGCACGCCCGTCGACGTCTTCCTGGCCCACCGGCCCGACCGTCTGGCGAAGATCCTCCGACAGGTCAGAACTCCACTCCATGACGCCGCCGCGATGAACGCCACCCGCCAGCGGCTGACCGAAGTCCTGGAACGCCTCGGCAGACCGGTCCACACGTGGTCGGGCGGGCGTACCAAGTGGAACCGCACGGCCATGGGGCTGGGTAAGACCCACACGCTGGACGCCCTGTCCGTCGGGCGTCTGGACCACGAGAGCGGCGACAGGATCGTCCGCTTTCCGGCGCAGGTCCTCCTCGTCAAGGCCACCGGACGCGGTTCGTACGCCCGCACCACTCCGGACCGGTTCGGGTTTCCGCGCCTCCGCCGCAGCCGCGTGAAGCAGCACTTCGGGTACATCACCGGGGACCTCGTGCGCGCCACCGTGCCGAGCGGCAAGTGGGCGGGCAACTGGACAGGACATGTCTCCGTACGGTCCATGGGGCAGCACAGTCTCATGACGTCAGTGGGCCGTTTCAACGTCCGTCACAAGAACCTCCGGCTCGTGCAGCGCGGTGACGGGTACGGGTACGCCGTCCGAGCCGAGCTCGGGGCACCACCTCTTCAAAAACCGGTTGAAGCGCGCTGA
- a CDS encoding ABC transporter ATP-binding protein, with the protein MTVAVRVQGLWKRFGEQIAVAGIDLALPAGQFIGLVGPNGAGKTTTLSMVTGLLRPDHGTVEVVGHDVWRDPTEVKARIGVLPEGLRLFERLSGRELLAYTGRLRGLPGPEVDKRATQLLDVLDLAGAQHKLVVDYSTGMRKKIGLAAALLHNPEVLFLDEPFEGVDPVSAQTIRGVLERYTASGATVVFSSHVMELVESLCDWVAVMAAGRIRAHGPLADVRGAAPSLQQAFLEFVGANGRTTGSDLDWLGGGAR; encoded by the coding sequence ATGACGGTCGCGGTGCGGGTGCAGGGACTCTGGAAGCGGTTCGGGGAACAGATCGCCGTCGCGGGGATCGATCTGGCGCTGCCCGCGGGCCAGTTCATCGGCCTCGTCGGCCCGAACGGCGCAGGAAAGACCACCACCCTCTCCATGGTGACCGGCCTGCTGCGCCCCGACCACGGCACCGTCGAGGTCGTGGGCCACGACGTGTGGCGCGACCCCACCGAGGTCAAGGCCCGCATCGGCGTACTCCCCGAGGGCCTGCGCCTCTTCGAACGCCTCTCCGGCCGGGAACTGCTCGCCTACACCGGCCGCCTGCGCGGCCTCCCCGGCCCGGAGGTCGACAAGCGCGCCACCCAGCTCCTCGACGTCCTCGACCTCGCCGGCGCCCAGCACAAACTGGTCGTCGACTACTCCACCGGCATGCGCAAGAAGATCGGCCTGGCCGCGGCCCTGCTCCACAACCCCGAAGTGCTGTTCCTCGACGAACCCTTCGAGGGCGTCGACCCCGTCTCCGCCCAGACCATCCGCGGCGTCCTGGAGCGCTACACCGCCTCCGGAGCGACCGTCGTCTTCTCCTCCCACGTGATGGAGCTCGTCGAGTCGCTCTGCGACTGGGTCGCCGTGATGGCCGCGGGCCGCATCCGCGCACACGGCCCCCTCGCCGACGTACGCGGCGCCGCGCCCTCCCTCCAGCAGGCCTTCCTGGAATTCGTCGGCGCGAACGGCCGCACCACCGGCTCCGACCTCGACTGGCTGGGCGGCGGCGCCCGATGA
- a CDS encoding PAS domain-containing protein, whose protein sequence is MSASRRSGTTDELGPDEPERDGADLLAALLDGMDAALCAFDADGVVTHWNREAERILGWTAAEAVGRHGFAGWAVRTADAGEVESRLLSAMQAPGRQVHEFALLTKEGGRVLVRTQSASVPGPDGKPAGVYCAFSEVHAQIDLERSIALSEALFDDASWGVVLVDADLRPAVVNGHAARALGMGRTAVLGRPLGELIAQGVEELESALTHVLAEGAPPAPAEMWVTLRTAEGEQRRCWRSGFLRLASPLTEEPVPLGVGWLFQDVTESKQTEQEAALLRFRTNQLHRAARAAAECEDPAEAASVHLDFALAGFADHALIDRVAGAGGSVADGEGPVRLVRGPATPSGAPGPSLPAGRAGLPVRYSEGHPALQCVERIGSVRASAGSTEPDRTREWAAARQWPADSVHALCVVLRSRGRTLGVVTFLRGASRTQFERFDATYAEDVAVRIAAALDLAAVLERRTG, encoded by the coding sequence GTGAGTGCTTCGCGGCGTAGTGGGACCACGGACGAGCTCGGGCCGGACGAGCCGGAGCGGGACGGGGCCGATCTGCTGGCCGCTCTGCTCGACGGGATGGACGCGGCGCTGTGCGCGTTCGACGCCGACGGAGTGGTGACGCACTGGAACCGCGAGGCCGAGCGCATCCTCGGCTGGACCGCGGCCGAGGCGGTCGGTCGGCACGGGTTCGCCGGCTGGGCCGTGCGGACCGCGGACGCCGGGGAGGTCGAGAGCCGGCTGCTGTCCGCGATGCAGGCCCCGGGACGGCAGGTCCACGAGTTCGCGCTGCTCACCAAGGAGGGCGGCCGGGTGCTCGTACGGACCCAGTCGGCCTCCGTGCCGGGTCCCGACGGGAAGCCGGCCGGGGTGTACTGCGCCTTCAGCGAGGTGCACGCGCAGATCGACCTGGAGCGGTCGATCGCCCTGAGCGAGGCGCTGTTCGACGACGCCTCCTGGGGTGTCGTCCTCGTCGACGCCGATCTGCGGCCCGCCGTGGTCAACGGACACGCCGCGCGGGCGCTCGGCATGGGGCGTACGGCTGTACTGGGCCGCCCCCTGGGCGAGTTGATCGCGCAGGGCGTGGAGGAGCTGGAGAGCGCGCTCACGCACGTGCTCGCCGAGGGCGCGCCGCCGGCGCCCGCCGAGATGTGGGTGACGCTGCGGACCGCCGAGGGTGAGCAGCGCCGTTGCTGGCGCAGCGGTTTCCTGCGGCTCGCCTCACCGCTCACGGAGGAACCGGTTCCGCTCGGTGTGGGCTGGCTGTTCCAGGACGTGACCGAGAGTAAGCAGACCGAGCAGGAAGCGGCGCTGCTGCGCTTCAGGACCAATCAGCTGCACCGGGCCGCGCGGGCCGCAGCCGAGTGCGAGGACCCCGCGGAGGCGGCGTCCGTCCACCTCGACTTCGCGCTGGCCGGATTCGCCGACCACGCGCTGATCGACCGGGTGGCGGGGGCGGGTGGCTCGGTGGCGGACGGCGAGGGTCCGGTCCGGCTCGTACGGGGTCCCGCCACGCCCTCCGGAGCGCCGGGACCCAGCCTGCCCGCGGGCCGGGCCGGGCTGCCCGTGCGGTACTCCGAGGGGCATCCGGCGCTGCAGTGCGTCGAGCGGATCGGTTCCGTACGGGCGAGCGCGGGGTCGACGGAGCCCGACCGTACGCGCGAGTGGGCCGCGGCTCGGCAGTGGCCCGCGGACTCCGTGCACGCGTTGTGTGTCGTCCTGCGCAGCCGGGGGCGGACGCTGGGCGTCGTCACGTTCCTGCGGGGCGCCAGCCGTACGCAGTTCGAACGGTTCGACGCGACGTACGCGGAGGATGTCGCCGTCCGGATCGCGGCGGCGCTGGACCTGGCGGCGGTCCTGGAACGCCGGACGGGGTGA
- a CDS encoding bifunctional DNA primase/polymerase: protein MEETIAGTETAQIPKQRGESLQDTAVRYAEERHWDVFPGTWLEAVEGVQCCSCGDPSCAVPGAHPAREDWGTLATGSATVARRLWALQPMASILLPTGRTFDAIDVPETAGFLALARMRRMELTLGPVTCTPDRRMQFFVLPGAAAKVPDLVRRLGWPLASLDLDVLGEDAYVAAPPTRFGARGAVQWACRPTPANRWLPDAEELISPLAYACGRDTRRHP, encoded by the coding sequence GTGGAAGAGACGATCGCAGGCACCGAGACCGCCCAGATCCCCAAGCAGCGCGGCGAGTCGCTGCAGGACACAGCCGTGCGCTATGCCGAGGAGCGCCATTGGGACGTGTTCCCCGGCACCTGGCTGGAGGCCGTCGAGGGCGTGCAGTGCTGCTCCTGCGGCGATCCGTCGTGCGCGGTGCCCGGCGCGCACCCGGCGCGCGAGGACTGGGGGACGCTGGCCACGGGCAGTGCGACCGTCGCGCGCCGGCTGTGGGCGCTGCAGCCCATGGCGTCGATCCTGCTGCCGACGGGGCGGACGTTCGACGCGATCGACGTGCCCGAGACGGCGGGGTTTCTCGCGCTCGCGCGGATGCGGCGGATGGAGCTGACGCTCGGGCCCGTGACGTGTACGCCGGATCGGCGGATGCAGTTCTTCGTGCTTCCCGGGGCCGCGGCGAAGGTGCCCGACCTCGTGCGGAGGCTGGGGTGGCCGCTCGCGTCCCTCGACCTGGACGTGCTCGGGGAGGACGCGTATGTGGCCGCGCCGCCGACGCGGTTCGGGGCGCGGGGGGCCGTGCAGTGGGCCTGCCGGCCGACGCCGGCGAACCGGTGGCTGCCGGACGCGGAGGAGCTGATCTCGCCCCTGGCGTACGCGTGCGGCCGCGACACCCGGCGCCATCCTTGA
- a CDS encoding transcriptional regulator produces MAARPLVARQPNERLQALIQEAGCSNAGLARRVNMCGAEHGLDLRYDKTSVARWLRGQQPRGRAPAIIAEALGRKLGRTVTIDEIGMANGKNLASGVGLQFSPTVLGAIEQVCELWRSDVGRRDFLSGSSVAASALVEPSRDWLISSPDAQVSRSAGPRVGQSDVAAVTAMTQALVDLDHQYGSGHVRPVVVHYLNSVVSGLLAGSYREAVGRELFAAVARLTELAGYMAIDTGQPGLAQRYYIQALRLAQAAGDRGYGGYVLAASMSHLAAQLGNPREIAQLARAAQEGARGRVTPRAESMFHAAEARGHALMGDARSAQSASGRAVAALEQADPESGDDPRWIAHFDEAYLADELAHCHRDLGQGEAAARRARESLDGHPESRARRRAIGYVLLASAQVQQREVEEACHTGLRAVELLGTLRSNRGAEYLDDLQQRLEPYRDEPVVREFGARMELQAAA; encoded by the coding sequence ATGGCCGCAAGGCCTCTCGTCGCGCGGCAGCCGAACGAACGACTGCAGGCGCTCATTCAGGAAGCGGGCTGTTCGAACGCCGGTCTGGCCCGCCGGGTCAACATGTGCGGCGCGGAACACGGCCTCGATCTCCGCTACGACAAAACGTCCGTGGCGCGCTGGCTGCGCGGACAGCAGCCGCGCGGCCGGGCGCCCGCGATCATCGCCGAGGCGCTGGGCCGCAAGCTGGGCCGGACCGTCACGATCGACGAGATCGGCATGGCGAACGGCAAGAACCTCGCCTCCGGCGTGGGTCTGCAGTTCTCGCCGACGGTCCTCGGCGCGATCGAGCAGGTCTGCGAGCTGTGGCGCAGCGACGTGGGGCGCCGGGACTTCCTGTCCGGTTCGTCCGTCGCGGCCTCCGCGCTCGTCGAGCCGAGCCGGGACTGGCTGATCTCCTCGCCGGACGCGCAGGTCTCGCGCTCCGCCGGGCCGCGGGTCGGGCAGTCCGACGTGGCCGCGGTCACCGCGATGACGCAGGCGCTCGTCGACCTGGACCACCAGTACGGCAGCGGGCACGTGCGCCCGGTCGTCGTGCACTACCTGAACAGCGTCGTCTCGGGGCTGCTGGCCGGCTCGTACCGGGAAGCGGTCGGACGCGAACTCTTCGCGGCGGTCGCACGGTTGACGGAACTGGCCGGGTACATGGCGATCGACACCGGCCAGCCGGGCCTCGCACAGCGCTACTACATCCAGGCGCTGCGGCTCGCACAGGCGGCGGGCGACCGCGGATACGGCGGATACGTGCTCGCCGCGTCCATGAGCCACCTGGCCGCGCAGCTCGGAAACCCCCGGGAGATCGCCCAGTTGGCGCGGGCGGCGCAGGAGGGGGCGCGCGGGCGGGTCACACCGCGCGCGGAGTCGATGTTCCACGCCGCGGAGGCGCGGGGCCACGCGCTGATGGGCGACGCGCGCTCGGCGCAGTCGGCGTCCGGCCGGGCCGTTGCGGCGCTGGAGCAGGCCGATCCGGAGTCCGGGGACGACCCGCGCTGGATCGCGCACTTCGACGAGGCCTATCTGGCCGACGAACTGGCGCACTGTCACCGGGACCTCGGACAGGGCGAGGCCGCCGCGCGGCGCGCGCGGGAGTCCCTCGACGGGCACCCCGAGTCGCGGGCCAGGCGGCGCGCGATCGGGTACGTGCTCCTGGCCTCCGCGCAGGTGCAGCAGCGCGAGGTGGAGGAGGCCTGCCACACGGGCCTGCGAGCGGTCGAACTGCTGGGCACGCTCCGGTCCAACCGCGGCGCCGAGTACCTGGACGACTTGCAGCAGCGCCTGGAGCCGTACCGGGACGAGCCCGTGGTGCGGGAGTTCGGGGCACGGATGGAGCTTCAGGCGGCGGCCTAG
- a CDS encoding transporter, translating into MSPATGATPAPATAASVTPVVVRLKLALLRNGLRQSSGRRAAYVASLVVVLLFAALQLLGLIALRGNPHALNVTVLLTAVLALGWAVMPLFFPGGDETLDPTRLVMLPLRPRPLVRALLAASLVGMGPFFTLVLLVGSVVATAHGAAAYVTGVVATGLALLICVALARAVATANLRLLTSRKGRDLAVLSGLVIAIGAQVVNFGAQRLGSSGLSTLDPAVDVLRWVPPASALGAVDSVSEGSYAVAVAQLALSGLALAALLSYWQRTLTRLMTAPDGSTLQAAEPERDRAGRSSGLGRLLPAGRTGTVMERSLRYVWRDPKTKAAWATSLAIGLIVPVFNALQGTGSIYFACFAAGMLGIQMYNQFGQDTSAFWMVAMTISSTRDAYVELRGRALALLLITLPYTVLVTVLTTALLGDWAALPEVLGLSFALLGAMLATGAWSSARFPYSIPQEGYKNVAPGQAGLAWISIFGGMVAAALLCAPVIALAIWLNVSAGGNGWTWLLLPLGAAYGALLTLAGLRLAAPRTAHHLPEILTAVSKG; encoded by the coding sequence ATGAGCCCCGCCACAGGCGCCACCCCCGCACCCGCCACGGCCGCCTCCGTCACCCCCGTCGTCGTACGCCTGAAGCTGGCCCTCCTGCGCAACGGCCTGCGCCAGTCGTCCGGCCGCCGGGCCGCCTACGTCGCCTCCCTCGTCGTCGTACTCCTCTTCGCCGCGCTCCAGCTCCTCGGCCTGATCGCACTGCGCGGCAACCCGCACGCCCTGAACGTCACCGTGCTGCTGACGGCCGTCCTGGCCCTCGGCTGGGCCGTGATGCCGCTCTTCTTCCCCGGCGGCGACGAAACCCTCGACCCCACCCGCCTGGTGATGCTCCCGCTGCGCCCACGCCCCCTCGTACGGGCGCTCCTGGCGGCGTCGCTCGTCGGCATGGGACCTTTCTTCACGCTGGTCCTGCTCGTCGGCTCGGTCGTCGCGACGGCCCACGGGGCGGCGGCGTACGTCACCGGCGTCGTCGCGACCGGCCTCGCGCTGCTGATCTGCGTGGCCCTCGCACGGGCCGTCGCGACCGCCAACCTCCGTCTGCTGACCAGCCGCAAGGGCCGGGACCTGGCCGTACTGAGCGGCCTGGTGATCGCCATCGGCGCCCAGGTCGTCAACTTCGGTGCGCAGCGGCTCGGTTCGTCGGGCCTGTCCACGCTCGACCCGGCGGTGGACGTCCTGCGCTGGGTGCCGCCCGCGTCAGCACTCGGCGCGGTGGACTCCGTCAGCGAGGGCTCGTACGCCGTCGCCGTCGCCCAACTCGCCCTGAGCGGCCTGGCCCTCGCGGCGCTGCTGAGCTACTGGCAGCGGACCCTCACCCGGCTGATGACCGCGCCGGACGGCTCCACCCTGCAGGCCGCCGAGCCGGAACGGGACAGGGCGGGGCGTTCCTCCGGACTCGGCCGGCTGCTGCCCGCGGGGCGCACGGGCACGGTCATGGAGCGCAGCCTGCGGTACGTGTGGCGGGATCCGAAGACGAAGGCGGCGTGGGCGACCTCGCTCGCGATCGGCCTGATCGTCCCGGTGTTCAACGCGTTGCAGGGGACCGGCTCGATCTACTTCGCGTGCTTCGCGGCGGGGATGCTGGGCATCCAGATGTACAACCAGTTCGGGCAGGACACGTCCGCGTTCTGGATGGTCGCGATGACGATCTCCTCGACCCGGGACGCGTACGTCGAGCTGCGGGGCCGCGCGCTGGCGCTCCTGCTGATCACCCTCCCGTACACGGTTCTCGTCACCGTCCTGACGACGGCGCTGCTCGGCGACTGGGCCGCCCTGCCCGAGGTGCTCGGCCTCTCCTTCGCGCTGCTCGGCGCGATGCTGGCGACCGGTGCCTGGTCCTCGGCGCGGTTCCCGTACTCGATCCCGCAGGAGGGCTACAAGAACGTGGCCCCCGGTCAGGCGGGACTGGCCTGGATCTCGATCTTCGGCGGCATGGTCGCGGCGGCGCTGCTGTGCGCGCCCGTCATCGCCCTCGCCATCTGGCTGAACGTCTCGGCCGGCGGCAACGGCTGGACCTGGCTCCTCCTGCCCCTGGGCGCGGCGTACGGCGCCCTCCTCACCCTCGCGGGCCTCCGCCTCGCCGCCCCCCGAACCGCCCACCACCTCCCAGAAATCCTGACAGCAGTAAGCAAGGGCTGA
- a CDS encoding alpha/beta fold hydrolase, which translates to MVRRIDVTGASGIRLAAWEFADPPKSGPGGTRGSGSGSGSEQAPGVLLLHGLMGRASHWASTARWLAERRRAVALDQRGHGQSAKPPETEYTREAYVEDAEAALEELGLAPAVLIGHAMGALTAWQLAARRPDLVRGLVICDMRASALGAASQREWEEWFKSWPVPFATLADVRKWFGEDDPWVERPNTSRGEFYAEVMAEHEDGWRPVFEPGQMLKSREAWVYDAHWEELAQVRCPTLVVRGLDGELGRAEAQEMVRVLPDGRYAEVVDAGHLVHYDQPEAWRVAVEPFLDEVLR; encoded by the coding sequence ATGGTGCGGCGCATCGACGTGACCGGTGCGAGCGGGATACGCCTCGCTGCCTGGGAGTTCGCCGACCCTCCCAAGAGCGGTCCGGGCGGGACGCGGGGCAGCGGGAGCGGTAGCGGGAGCGAGCAGGCGCCCGGCGTGCTCTTACTTCACGGGCTCATGGGCCGCGCCTCGCACTGGGCGTCCACAGCGCGCTGGCTCGCCGAACGGCGCCGGGCCGTGGCGCTCGACCAGCGGGGCCACGGACAGAGCGCGAAGCCGCCGGAGACGGAGTACACACGCGAGGCGTACGTCGAGGACGCGGAGGCCGCTCTCGAAGAGCTGGGCCTCGCCCCCGCTGTCCTCATCGGGCACGCCATGGGCGCCCTGACGGCGTGGCAGCTCGCCGCCAGACGGCCCGACCTGGTGCGGGGCCTGGTCATCTGCGACATGCGGGCCTCGGCGCTCGGGGCGGCCTCGCAGCGCGAGTGGGAGGAGTGGTTCAAGTCCTGGCCGGTTCCCTTCGCCACGCTCGCGGATGTACGGAAGTGGTTCGGCGAGGACGACCCCTGGGTGGAGCGGCCCAACACCTCGCGCGGGGAGTTCTACGCGGAGGTCATGGCCGAGCACGAGGACGGGTGGCGGCCGGTCTTCGAGCCCGGGCAGATGCTCAAGTCGCGGGAGGCGTGGGTGTACGACGCGCACTGGGAGGAGCTGGCGCAGGTGCGGTGTCCCACGCTGGTCGTCCGGGGGCTCGACGGGGAGTTGGGGCGGGCCGAGGCCCAGGAGATGGTTCGGGTGCTGCCCGATGGGCGGTATGCGGAGGTGGTCGATGCGGGGCATCTTGTCCACTACGACCAGCCGGAGGCGTGGCGGGTGGCGGTTGAGCCGTTCCTGGACGAGGTGCTGCGGTAG